The Acetivibrio cellulolyticus CD2 genome segment ATAATGAGGATGTTAAGAAAATAAGTTTTTTTAAAACAAAAAATGACTGAAAAATCAGTCAATGTAGAGAGGAGAAATATTATGAAAGAATTGGTAGGTAAAATAGCTGTAGTTACAGGTGGAGCATCGGGAATAGGTAAAGGAATAGCAAAAAAACTTCTGGAAAATGGAGCGGAAGTTGTTATTGCTGATATTAACAAGGATAAACTAGAATATGCTAAGAAAGAGTTAGAGCAGAATGGAAAAAAAGTAATATGTAAGTTAGTTGATGTTACAAAAGAAGATGACCTAAAAAAATTGGCCGATGACACAATTGGACTTTATGGACAGGTTAACATTCTCTGCAATAATGCAGGAGTGGGTTATAGTTCGGGTTTTAGTTGGGAGAATACTGATGATGAATGGAACTGGATAATAAATACCAATCTGAAGAGTGTAATATATGGAATACGGACTTTTATTCCTATTATGCTGAAACAGGATAACGAGTGCCATATAATTAACACATCTTCGAATGCTGGAATCACAATTGGTGGTACAATGGCTATGTACAGTGTGACAAAACACGGAGTGGTTGCGTTATCGGAATCGTTATATAATGAGCTCAAATTAATAAATTCAAAAATAAATGTGAGTGTTTTATGTCCTGGTTTTGTGAGTTCGGATATATTAAACCCATTTATACCAGAGACGGTTGAAGCTAAATCAAGTCCTGTAATTAATGAGAATTCAGAACTTTTCTTCAAAGCTTTTTACAATGCTATAAATAATGGAGTAACAACCGATGAAATCGGAGAAAGTGTAGTTAATGCAATAAGAAACCAAATATTTTACATTTTATCAAGTGAGA includes the following:
- a CDS encoding SDR family NAD(P)-dependent oxidoreductase; this translates as MKELVGKIAVVTGGASGIGKGIAKKLLENGAEVVIADINKDKLEYAKKELEQNGKKVICKLVDVTKEDDLKKLADDTIGLYGQVNILCNNAGVGYSSGFSWENTDDEWNWIINTNLKSVIYGIRTFIPIMLKQDNECHIINTSSNAGITIGGTMAMYSVTKHGVVALSESLYNELKLINSKINVSVLCPGFVSSDILNPFIPETVEAKSSPVINENSELFFKAFYNAINNGVTTDEIGESVVNAIRNQIFYILSSETDKNLIRARLNNIIEIKNPDIVVPEELLREIEKLTQL